The following proteins are co-located in the Macadamia integrifolia cultivar HAES 741 chromosome 3, SCU_Mint_v3, whole genome shotgun sequence genome:
- the LOC122073299 gene encoding heavy metal-associated isoprenylated plant protein 23-like — MGVGGTLEYFSSLLSNGHRHKKKRKQMQTVELKVRMDCEGCELKVKKTLSSLKGAKSVDVNLKQQKVTVTGYVEPNKVLKKAQSTGKKAEFWPYVPYSLVAHPYAAQAYDKKAPPGYVRNVETHGISNLSKQEEQYTTMFSDENPNACSIM, encoded by the exons ATGGGTGTTGGAGGTACTCTGGAGTATTTCTCTAGCTTACTGAGCAATGGTCATAGgcataagaagaagaggaagcagaTGCAAACCGTGGAGCTTAAAGTCAGGATGGACTGTGAAGGCTGTGAACTCAAAGTCAAGAAAACCCTTTCTTCATTGAAAG GAGCTAAATCAGTGGATGTAAACTTGAAGCAACAGAAGGTCACTGTGACTGGGTATGTTGAACCAAACAAGGTATTGAAGAAAGCTCAGTCAACAGGGAAAAAGGCTGAGTTTTGGCCTTATGTTCCTTACAGCCTTGTTGCACATCCTTATGCAGCACAAGCTTATGATAAGAAAGCACCTCCTGGCTATGTCAGAAATGTGGAAACCCATGGAATCAGCAACCTTAGCAAACAGGAAGAGCAATACACAACCATGTTCAGTGATGAAAACCCAAATGCTTGTTCCATCATGTAG